The genomic interval GTCAACCGGCGCGAAAAGACCCGGAAGGCGTCGAAAGGGGTCGCACTGTAATAAAGGGCCGCGGCATGGATGCCGTGCCGTTGGTAGATCGAGAAATTGCCCGGTGTGGTCATCATCTCCTGAGGGCGCACGATGGGGGTATAACTGCCGAAGAGGTCCTTCACTCCGCTCTGCCAGGGGTTGGAGATGGCCCAACTTACGGCGTCTTCGAGCTCCTGCTCGGTCATGGCGGAAACCAGGCCGTTGTTGTAGGACATGAGAATGACTTCATCACCGTTGGATTGCACCCGCCTTCGAATGTCCGCGATAATATCGGGCGCGTACTTGGGGAGCAGTTCCTGCAGGGAGAAGAGGTTGTCGAAATCCCAGACGCCTTTGACGGGTATGCCTCGCGCGTTGAAGCGGTCCAGCGTGTCGATGATGTGGCGGATGATGCGGATGTCTTTGCCGAAGCCGCTTTCATCATTGGTGTCGTTGCGGAACGAGTGGTAGAGATTGACGTGGAAACCGAATGCGATATGGATCTGGTGGCCGCTTGGGGTGGCGGGACCCGTGGTGGCCGCCACGGCCAGAAGAATCGGCAAACCCATCCCGATCAGCACGAGGCCGCAGATGATCTTCCGATGGGTTTTTCCTCCGCCGTTCCGCATCAGTGTGCCCCGAATGCTTTCTGCACGCCTCCACGCAACGGCTGTTGCGACTTTCGACACGCAATGCCGGGCCGGGGGGTTGGCGCGCAGCCATGTGCGCTAACAATTGCGTCATCATAACCTCATCGAAAACTAACACGACCGACAGGCCGGGGCAATGGCCCGGGGGTTGTATTGATCATTAATAAACCTACTGCTGCCAGGCGGATTTGCTTTCTCTTTTTAACAGGGTTATCCGGCCTGCCGCAAAACCGGCGCCGCCGGCGGCCGGGGTGCCGGGGCAGGGTCTGCTTCGGTGTCGGAGCTGTGATACGCCCGGAAAGCGGACAGGCCTTCGGCGCCCATGTAGCGGGCCAGGGTTTTGCGCTCCGTTTGCAGCAGATCCACGACGATAAGGCCGTCGAGCACCTTGCTGAAGTGTTTGTCGACGTTGAAGGCAAGCAGTTGCCCGCCTAAGTTCAAATACTGGCGCAGCAATACCGGCACCTCTTTTTGCGTCAGTTCGATGTCCGATACCACCGCTCCGATCTCTTTCAGGTCCTGAAAATGCAGATCCTGCAGCATTCTGCGGCAGCCGCGGATACGGACCGGTTTGAGCTTCGCCGGGTTCCGGGGCCGCACCATCATGGCCAGGTCGTTGGTCTGGGCGTGACGCAACAAAGTGGTGGCCATCAGGCGGCGGGAGAGATCGCTGTAGTCGTTGCTGATGCTCACCGGGCCGAACAGCATCCGGTAGCACGGATAGCGCGCCACGAAGGCGCCGATGCCTTTCCACAGCAACAACAGGGGGGAATAGGATTTTTGGTAGTCGGGGTGGACAAAGGAACGGCCCAGTTCCAGGGCCGGCCCAAGCTTATCGAAGAAGGCGCTGCGGCTGTGGAAAAGGGTGCTGGTGTAGAGGCCCTTTTTGCCTTGACGGGACAGAATCTGATCGGCCAGGCCGAGGCGGTACGCGCCTATGATCTGTTCTGTTTCCGTGTCCCATATGAACAAATGCGTGTAATGCGTATCGAAGCGGTCCAGGTCGCAGGCCCGGCCGGTGCCTTCGCCTGCGAGACGGAAGGCGGTTTCACGGAGTCGGCCGATTTCGAGTAGAAGGTGAGGGATTTGCGTCGACTGGGCATGCCAGACGGCGAAGTTGCCGCTCTGTACCAGAAGCTGATCCCCTGGCAGCTGCAGCAGCTCGCGGCGGCACACCTCACGGGGTTGGGGATCGGCCAGGGGGCGCCGTTGTTTGAAGCCGCGAAAAATGGCCGGGAAGGGTGCGCCGGCGCGCAAAGGCCGGGCATGGCCCATAACGTAGGTGCGGAACCTGAGGTACTTGAGCATCTGGTCGTCGCTGTAGTTCCGCAGCCAGCGGTGATGGATCAGATTGCCGATTTTCAGCTCAATGGGTTTTCCCTGCCGGGCCAGCAGTTCCCGGGCCAGCAGGGCCGTTCGTAATCGGGGATGGAACAGGCCGGCGAGATGGAACGGCCAACGGTTGCATCCCTTGAAATAGACCGGTATCACGTTGGCGCCGGTGCGGCGGATGATACGGGCCACGAAACGATGCCAGGGCGGATCGGCGATTTCCGGGGACCGCAGGGTCGGATGGGACACTTCTCCGGCCGGAAACACCAGGAGAAGGCCCCCGCTTTCGACCCACGCCATCGCCTCGCGAAGCGGGCCGATGTTGGACCGCAACGCTGTCCTGGTTTCGAAGGGGTCCACCGGTATGGTGATCTCGCGCAATTGGGGAATGCGGTTTAATATTGAGTTTGCCAGGATTTTGACATCCGCGCGGATGGTCAGCAACAACTCGGCCAGAACGATACCGTCCAACCCGCCGAAAGGGTGATTGGACACCACCACGCAAGGGCCCCCGGGAGGTATTTTTTGCGTATCGGCCGATGCGCAGGTGGAGCGAATTCCGAGCGCCTTCAG from Desulfatitalea tepidiphila carries:
- a CDS encoding lysophospholipid acyltransferase family protein → MERHIREQDIFSICPATALNRKNSNRFHLAGALEHLLGLRRCSAIYQSIRHHRDPAGFMRHLLKALGIRSTCASADTQKIPPGGPCVVVSNHPFGGLDGIVLAELLLTIRADVKILANSILNRIPQLREITIPVDPFETRTALRSNIGPLREAMAWVESGGLLLVFPAGEVSHPTLRSPEIADPPWHRFVARIIRRTGANVIPVYFKGCNRWPFHLAGLFHPRLRTALLARELLARQGKPIELKIGNLIHHRWLRNYSDDQMLKYLRFRTYVMGHARPLRAGAPFPAIFRGFKQRRPLADPQPREVCRRELLQLPGDQLLVQSGNFAVWHAQSTQIPHLLLEIGRLRETAFRLAGEGTGRACDLDRFDTHYTHLFIWDTETEQIIGAYRLGLADQILSRQGKKGLYTSTLFHSRSAFFDKLGPALELGRSFVHPDYQKSYSPLLLLWKGIGAFVARYPCYRMLFGPVSISNDYSDLSRRLMATTLLRHAQTNDLAMMVRPRNPAKLKPVRIRGCRRMLQDLHFQDLKEIGAVVSDIELTQKEVPVLLRQYLNLGGQLLAFNVDKHFSKVLDGLIVVDLLQTERKTLARYMGAEGLSAFRAYHSSDTEADPAPAPRPPAAPVLRQAG